One genomic window of Myxococcus virescens includes the following:
- the lspA gene encoding signal peptidase II — translation MTPERRKYLVVGGLATLLLILDQWTKVLVREHVKPLGYAGMSVIGDVIRFQYVENTGITFGMFRSLPYAQLILSAVAIPVFLLVIHLVRQSPADHYRLHVALGLVGAGIGNLIDRVRLGSVTDFVVADFGFWPVNPWYAFNVADAALVVGAILMAFDSRRPQPAPVPAPAPSQGD, via the coding sequence ATGACTCCGGAGCGTCGAAAGTACCTTGTCGTGGGTGGGCTGGCCACGCTGCTGCTCATCCTCGACCAATGGACGAAGGTCCTCGTCCGCGAGCACGTGAAGCCCCTGGGCTACGCCGGTATGAGCGTCATCGGCGACGTCATCCGCTTCCAGTACGTGGAGAACACCGGCATCACCTTCGGCATGTTCCGGTCGCTGCCCTACGCCCAGCTCATCCTCAGCGCGGTGGCCATCCCCGTCTTCCTGCTGGTCATCCACTTGGTCCGCCAGTCGCCCGCGGACCACTACAGGCTGCACGTCGCGCTCGGCCTCGTCGGCGCCGGCATTGGCAACCTGATTGACCGCGTCCGCCTGGGCAGCGTGACGGACTTCGTCGTCGCTGACTTCGGGTTCTGGCCGGTGAACCCCTGGTATGCCTTCAACGTCGCGGACGCCGCGCTCGTCGTCGGCGCCATCTTGATGGCCTTCGACTCCCGTCGTCCGCAGCCGGCCCCTGTGCCCGCTCCTGCTCCGAGCCAGGGCGACTAG
- a CDS encoding MBL fold metallo-hydrolase, with the protein MEVRFHGVRGSIAVSGSRIGGNTACVEVTSQGHRLILDAGTGIRALGEIMMREGAPQKATLFFSHLHWDHVQGFPFFTPAWLPTSELTLYGPGANGAQALQSELAAQMQPPHFPVPLSTMRSRMDFRSAMHARPVEVGPFRVTPIDVPHPQGCLAYRVEADGHSFVYATDVEVRVQELAPEVGRLFEGADVLCLDAQYTPDEYEGRKGVAKKGWGHSTMMDAAGVAGLVGARRLCLFHHDPAHGDDMLEDMAEQARALFPICEPAREGQRLVLGRAA; encoded by the coding sequence ATGGAAGTCCGGTTTCATGGCGTTCGGGGGAGCATCGCGGTGTCGGGTTCGCGCATTGGTGGCAACACGGCCTGCGTGGAGGTGACCAGCCAGGGCCACCGCCTCATCCTGGATGCGGGGACAGGCATCCGCGCGCTGGGCGAAATCATGATGCGCGAGGGCGCGCCCCAGAAGGCCACGCTCTTCTTCTCGCATCTGCATTGGGACCACGTGCAGGGCTTCCCCTTCTTCACGCCGGCCTGGCTGCCCACGTCCGAGCTGACGCTCTACGGCCCGGGCGCGAATGGGGCCCAGGCGCTCCAGTCCGAGTTGGCCGCGCAGATGCAGCCGCCTCACTTCCCGGTGCCGCTGAGCACCATGCGCTCGCGGATGGACTTCCGCTCGGCGATGCATGCCCGGCCCGTGGAGGTGGGCCCCTTCCGCGTCACGCCCATCGACGTGCCGCACCCGCAGGGGTGCCTGGCGTACCGCGTGGAGGCGGATGGCCATTCGTTCGTCTACGCCACGGACGTGGAGGTGCGGGTGCAGGAGCTCGCGCCGGAGGTGGGCCGCCTCTTCGAGGGCGCGGACGTCCTGTGCCTGGACGCGCAGTACACGCCGGACGAATACGAGGGCCGCAAGGGCGTGGCGAAGAAGGGCTGGGGCCACTCCACCATGATGGACGCCGCGGGCGTGGCCGGGCTGGTGGGGGCGCGCCGGCTGTGCCTGTTCCACCATGACCCGGCGCACGGCGACGACATGCTCGAGGACATGGCGGAGCAGGCCCGCGCCCTCTTCCCCATCTGCGAGCCCGCACGCGAAGGCCAGCGGCTGGTGCTGGGCCGCGCGGCCTGA
- a CDS encoding sigma-54-dependent Fis family transcriptional regulator produces the protein MPSGCYGAASAFVLPPLPAMPQAPSDVSQVLLPFGGLVGREVDLDAFLQTLMDRIAITLQADRGTLWLLDPARRELFSRAAHLPEVSQIRVKLGQGVAGTVAQAGHAINVPDPRGEQRFFADIDRMTGYRTTSLLAVPLRDGDGALYGVLQVLNRRGADRFTDDDTQRLTAIASQVSTALQSTSLYQELQRAKDQPQVPVGYFFNRIIGESPQLQAIYRLVRKAAPTDATVLLRGESGSGKELFARAVHVNGPRRDQPFIKVDCAALPATLIENELFGHERGAFTGADHRVPGKFEAASGGTVFIDEIGELPLPVQGKLLRVIQDREFERVGGTQAVKVDVRIVAATHRDLARMVAEGRFREDLYYRIKVVEVVLPPLRERGAEDIERLARHFVAAVARRHRLTPPRLSAAAVERLKRYRWPGNVRELENCIESAVVLCEGEILEEHLPLPDVDRNALPTPAAAQGVNASAAPAPMDARLLPLAEVERRHILRVLDAVKGNRTAAARVLEIGRNTLARKLKEYGLGDEP, from the coding sequence ATGCCCTCTGGATGTTATGGTGCGGCCTCCGCCTTCGTCCTGCCGCCGTTGCCCGCCATGCCCCAAGCCCCCTCGGACGTCTCCCAGGTCCTCCTCCCCTTCGGAGGGCTCGTCGGCAGGGAGGTGGACCTCGACGCGTTCCTCCAGACGCTGATGGACCGCATCGCCATCACCCTGCAAGCGGACCGCGGCACCCTCTGGCTGCTGGACCCGGCCCGCCGCGAGCTGTTCAGCCGCGCCGCGCACCTGCCCGAGGTGTCCCAGATTCGCGTCAAGCTGGGCCAGGGCGTCGCAGGCACCGTCGCCCAGGCGGGGCACGCCATCAACGTGCCGGACCCGCGCGGCGAGCAGCGCTTCTTCGCGGACATCGACCGGATGACGGGCTACCGCACCACCAGCCTGCTCGCCGTGCCACTGCGCGACGGGGACGGCGCCCTCTACGGCGTGCTCCAGGTCCTCAACCGCCGCGGCGCGGACCGCTTCACCGACGACGACACGCAGCGGCTCACCGCCATCGCCTCGCAGGTGAGCACCGCCCTCCAGAGCACCAGCCTCTACCAGGAGCTCCAGCGCGCGAAGGACCAGCCCCAGGTACCGGTGGGCTACTTCTTCAACCGCATCATCGGCGAGTCCCCGCAGCTCCAGGCCATCTACCGGCTGGTGCGCAAGGCCGCGCCCACCGACGCGACGGTGCTGCTGCGCGGCGAGAGTGGCAGCGGCAAGGAGCTGTTCGCCCGTGCTGTCCACGTGAATGGCCCTCGCAGGGACCAGCCCTTCATCAAGGTGGACTGCGCGGCGCTGCCCGCCACGCTCATCGAGAACGAGCTCTTCGGCCACGAACGCGGCGCCTTCACCGGCGCGGACCACCGCGTGCCCGGCAAGTTCGAGGCGGCCAGCGGCGGCACGGTGTTCATCGACGAGATTGGCGAGCTGCCCCTGCCGGTGCAGGGCAAGCTGCTGCGGGTCATCCAGGATCGCGAGTTCGAGCGCGTGGGTGGCACCCAGGCCGTGAAGGTGGACGTGCGCATCGTCGCGGCCACCCACCGGGACTTGGCCCGCATGGTGGCCGAGGGCCGCTTCCGCGAGGACCTCTACTACCGCATCAAGGTGGTCGAGGTGGTGCTGCCGCCGCTGCGGGAGCGCGGCGCGGAGGACATCGAGCGGCTCGCCCGCCACTTCGTCGCCGCCGTCGCCCGGAGGCACCGGCTGACGCCGCCCCGCCTCAGCGCCGCCGCGGTGGAGCGCCTCAAGCGCTACCGCTGGCCGGGAAACGTCCGGGAGCTGGAGAACTGCATCGAGAGCGCCGTGGTGCTCTGTGAAGGGGAGATTCTCGAAGAGCACCTGCCCCTGCCCGATGTGGACCGGAACGCCCTGCCGACTCCGGCTGCCGCTCAAGGTGTCAACGCGTCAGCCGCGCCCGCGCCCATGGATGCGCGCCTGCTGCCCCTGGCGGAGGTCGAACGCCGCCACATCCTGCGCGTGTTGGACGCCGTGAAGGGCAACCGCACCGCCGCGGCCCGCGTGCTGGAGATTGGCCGCAACACGCTCGCGCGGAAACTCAAGGAGTACGGACTGGGCGACGAGCCCTGA
- a CDS encoding serine/threonine-protein kinase has translation MSPTTQACPNCGHPHDIRVYVSGQRVQCRCGIRFEARRGDVAAEVARNTMVPTGSGIQEQRPPAHGTSGVVTVVPHAEPEPEPGIDISLSRAPESVRSAPPGGVNGLPGVAAPGTSGVALPSSNGASDASVDQTLVRSSAKTGSDTAHSALNAHEDSTFVGTGKVDLPGLELLELLGRGGMGEVWLARQQSLGRTVAVKLLPPRLAKDPEFVTRFEKEATALAALNHPHIIQIIDRGVAGEHYYFVMEYVEGRSLREAMSAGLAPEKGIKLLLAVARAIECAHDKGIIHRDLKPENILLDGRGHVKVADFGLAGIRAPDSRLQLTATSVAMGTLNYMAPEQRRDAKNVDGRADLFSLGVILYEVLTGELPLGRFKLPSSKVPGLDPRVDPVVDRLLEQDPAARYEKASELCAALEAMISTSSAPGIPQSDLDGRMVPAAARSVRPGRQTGLSRQLRSGWRRVRGGLSVVGGLALLGFAVRWFVGPVSLHLGDDRRVIIGTKGIQVKPGNRVLPPNTYGEVFSSLSFAAPAKAGGTSRLELGFNEGNEEVNVHSGQWRLVDGELQALQAGKETNGRRLIPRAYIAQRYFSSNDFTAEVLMDVTQLGPEYALEADAQHYGELAFRIRDLQVSAFAIPEVGMRLSWRYFMPDGREVVGNSAQDTEALVEDEMPLPAHGPYQVRLQMRRNSSGVLVEAFLNNERFARKLLVGLEDRVGKVALGCRNLSCSFDDLKVRGHLMPRPVRRVAASPE, from the coding sequence ATGAGCCCGACGACGCAGGCCTGCCCCAACTGCGGCCATCCACACGACATCCGCGTCTACGTGAGCGGCCAGCGTGTCCAGTGCCGCTGCGGCATCCGGTTCGAGGCCCGCCGGGGTGACGTGGCCGCCGAGGTGGCGCGCAACACGATGGTGCCCACGGGCAGCGGCATCCAGGAGCAGCGCCCTCCGGCCCATGGGACCTCCGGCGTGGTGACCGTGGTTCCTCACGCGGAGCCGGAGCCGGAGCCGGGCATCGACATCTCCCTTTCGCGTGCTCCGGAGTCCGTGCGCTCCGCGCCTCCCGGCGGCGTGAACGGGCTGCCAGGCGTGGCGGCGCCAGGGACCAGCGGTGTGGCCCTGCCTTCCAGCAACGGCGCTTCGGACGCGTCAGTGGACCAGACCTTGGTGCGCTCGTCCGCGAAGACGGGCTCGGACACTGCGCACTCGGCGCTGAACGCGCACGAGGACAGCACCTTCGTGGGCACGGGCAAGGTGGACCTGCCGGGCTTGGAGCTGCTGGAGCTGCTCGGGCGCGGCGGCATGGGCGAGGTGTGGCTCGCGCGGCAGCAGTCGCTGGGGCGCACGGTGGCGGTGAAGCTGTTGCCGCCGCGGCTGGCGAAGGACCCGGAGTTCGTCACGCGCTTCGAGAAGGAAGCCACGGCGCTGGCGGCGCTCAACCACCCGCACATCATCCAGATCATCGACCGGGGCGTCGCGGGCGAGCACTACTACTTCGTCATGGAGTATGTGGAAGGCCGCTCGCTGCGCGAGGCGATGTCGGCCGGGCTCGCGCCGGAGAAGGGCATCAAGCTCCTCCTGGCGGTGGCGCGCGCCATCGAGTGCGCGCACGACAAGGGCATCATCCACCGCGACCTGAAGCCGGAGAACATCCTGCTGGACGGGCGGGGGCACGTGAAGGTGGCGGACTTCGGCCTCGCGGGCATCCGCGCGCCGGACTCGCGCCTGCAGCTCACCGCGACGTCGGTGGCCATGGGCACGCTGAACTACATGGCTCCCGAGCAGCGCCGGGACGCGAAGAACGTGGACGGGCGCGCGGACCTCTTCTCGCTGGGCGTCATCCTCTACGAGGTGCTCACCGGGGAGCTGCCGCTGGGCCGCTTCAAGCTGCCCTCCTCGAAGGTGCCGGGCCTGGACCCGCGCGTGGACCCGGTGGTGGACCGCCTGTTGGAGCAGGACCCGGCCGCGCGCTACGAGAAGGCCAGCGAGCTGTGCGCCGCGCTGGAGGCGATGATTTCCACCAGCTCCGCGCCGGGCATCCCGCAGAGCGACCTGGACGGGCGCATGGTGCCCGCGGCCGCGCGGTCGGTACGGCCGGGGCGGCAGACCGGGCTGTCGCGTCAGCTCCGTTCGGGCTGGCGGCGCGTGCGCGGTGGCCTGTCGGTGGTGGGTGGGCTGGCGCTGCTGGGCTTCGCGGTCCGGTGGTTCGTGGGGCCGGTGAGCCTCCACCTGGGCGACGACCGGCGCGTCATCATCGGCACGAAGGGTATCCAGGTGAAGCCTGGCAACCGGGTGCTGCCGCCGAACACCTACGGCGAGGTCTTCTCATCGCTCTCCTTCGCGGCGCCCGCCAAGGCCGGGGGCACTTCGCGCCTGGAGCTGGGCTTCAACGAGGGCAACGAGGAGGTCAACGTCCACAGTGGCCAATGGCGGCTGGTGGATGGGGAGCTCCAGGCCTTGCAGGCGGGCAAGGAGACCAACGGGCGGCGGCTGATTCCGCGCGCGTACATCGCGCAGCGCTACTTCTCGTCCAACGATTTCACGGCCGAAGTGCTGATGGACGTAACGCAGCTGGGGCCGGAGTACGCGCTGGAAGCGGATGCGCAGCACTATGGCGAGCTGGCGTTCCGCATCAGGGACTTGCAGGTCTCCGCGTTCGCCATTCCGGAAGTGGGCATGCGGCTGTCGTGGCGCTACTTCATGCCGGACGGGCGCGAGGTGGTGGGGAACAGCGCGCAGGACACGGAGGCGCTCGTCGAGGACGAGATGCCGCTGCCGGCCCACGGCCCCTACCAGGTGCGACTGCAGATGCGCCGGAACAGCTCGGGCGTGCTGGTGGAGGCGTTCCTCAACAACGAGCGCTTCGCCCGCAAGCTGCTGGTGGGCCTGGAGGACCGCGTGGGCAAGGTGGCCCTGGGCTGCCGCAACCTGTCCTGCTCGTTCGATGACTTGAAGGTCCGGGGACACCTGATGCCCCGGCCCGTCCGCCGCGTCGCCGCCAGCCCCGAGTAG
- a CDS encoding adenylate/guanylate cyclase domain-containing protein: MSQSPVPFAPKPGQIRGPRLTGRFADGTLGEFPLGPATSLGRHPSNTLRLVDREVSKEHAVIERVGKDFILKDLGSSNGTFVNGRRVKELKLRDGDEISLGASRLIFHSGEPVAQATAPTAPGVTVVAQSISMPAFLAQMDQVPQNFRPAEQVSDVEALRRDYEKLRIAHEFHRQVSLQGSQTGLFEQILKVAFQLLAADHGVILKVAADGEFIPSAVHHRSDKAVNVMLSDTVLKRVVETGKAVLTADAIIDERFSAAESIVAQGIRSAMAVPLKVNGKIQAVLFLDSRQQINAFSEKDLTILSGIASQASIALENAVLAEQIRAEAVTRAELSRFLSKAVADAVIAGETEDLAQSRLAEVSCLFADIRGFTTISENDSPQEVVDMLNAFFTAMAGVVFRHEGNLDKFIGDCVMAVWGPPLSHPDDAARALRAALEMQDAVHELNRRRVAAGKQPIEVGIGVNTGQAVVGYMGSAERHEFTAIGDTVNTASRLCGMAKSGEVLASESTVRRAGAGFDVEGLPALQVKGKEKAVPTYRVHGLEYTTAASTSRRA; encoded by the coding sequence GTGAGCCAGTCCCCCGTCCCGTTCGCTCCCAAACCCGGGCAGATTCGCGGCCCCCGACTGACAGGGCGCTTCGCGGATGGCACGCTCGGAGAGTTTCCCCTGGGGCCGGCGACGTCCCTGGGCCGGCATCCGTCCAACACATTGCGGCTGGTGGACCGGGAGGTCTCCAAGGAACACGCGGTCATCGAGCGCGTGGGCAAGGACTTCATCCTCAAGGACCTGGGCTCGTCCAACGGTACCTTCGTGAATGGCCGCCGGGTGAAGGAGCTCAAGCTGCGCGACGGGGATGAAATCTCCCTGGGCGCCTCGCGGCTCATCTTCCACAGCGGCGAGCCGGTGGCGCAGGCCACCGCGCCCACCGCGCCGGGCGTGACGGTGGTGGCGCAGTCCATCTCCATGCCGGCGTTCCTGGCCCAGATGGACCAGGTGCCGCAGAACTTCCGGCCCGCCGAGCAGGTGTCGGACGTGGAGGCGCTGCGCCGCGACTACGAGAAGCTGCGCATCGCCCATGAGTTCCACCGCCAGGTGAGCCTGCAGGGCAGCCAGACGGGGCTCTTCGAGCAGATCCTCAAGGTGGCCTTCCAACTGCTGGCCGCGGACCACGGCGTCATCCTGAAGGTGGCCGCGGACGGCGAGTTCATCCCGTCGGCGGTGCACCACCGCTCCGACAAGGCCGTCAACGTCATGCTGTCCGACACCGTGCTCAAGCGCGTGGTGGAGACGGGCAAGGCGGTGCTGACGGCGGACGCCATCATCGACGAGCGCTTCTCCGCGGCGGAGAGCATCGTCGCGCAGGGCATCCGGTCCGCCATGGCGGTGCCGCTGAAGGTGAACGGGAAGATTCAGGCGGTGCTCTTCCTGGACAGCCGGCAGCAGATCAACGCCTTCTCGGAGAAGGACCTGACCATCCTCTCCGGCATCGCCTCGCAGGCGAGCATCGCGCTGGAGAACGCGGTGCTGGCCGAGCAGATCCGCGCCGAGGCCGTGACGCGCGCGGAGCTCAGCCGCTTCCTGTCCAAGGCCGTCGCCGACGCGGTGATCGCCGGTGAGACGGAGGACCTGGCGCAGAGCCGGCTGGCGGAGGTGAGCTGCCTCTTCGCGGACATCCGCGGGTTCACCACCATCTCGGAGAACGATTCTCCGCAAGAGGTGGTAGACATGCTCAACGCATTCTTCACCGCCATGGCCGGGGTGGTGTTCCGCCACGAGGGGAACCTGGACAAGTTCATTGGGGACTGTGTCATGGCCGTCTGGGGGCCGCCGCTGTCGCACCCGGACGATGCCGCCCGCGCGCTTCGGGCCGCCTTGGAGATGCAGGACGCCGTGCATGAGCTGAACCGCCGCCGCGTGGCCGCGGGCAAGCAGCCCATCGAGGTCGGCATCGGGGTGAACACCGGGCAGGCCGTTGTCGGCTACATGGGCAGCGCCGAGCGCCACGAGTTCACCGCCATTGGCGACACGGTGAACACGGCTTCGCGCCTGTGTGGCATGGCGAAGAGCGGTGAGGTGCTGGCCTCCGAGTCCACGGTGCGCAGGGCGGGCGCCGGCTTCGACGTGGAGGGGCTGCCGGCCCTCCAGGTGAAGGGCAAGGAGAAGGCCGTGCCGACCTACCGCGTCCACGGGCTGGAATACACCACCGCCGCTTCCACCTCTCGCCGCGCATGA
- the truD gene encoding tRNA pseudouridine(13) synthase TruD, whose translation MRIKQKPEDFSVKESYRFDEVDSGRHRVYLMDKQKLSTFDAVTRLRDAFGLKPGAISYCGLKDKQGRTEQIIAVDGADVDMQEPDLRLKYLGRTDKPLSAANITSNRFSVTVRALQPESLGPLNVAAAEVNRLGVINYFDSQRFGSLKHGQGFIAKDLIRGDFEAALHNYMAKPSELDRTEDAKIKAFWKENWGRWDARVPYEGTRKYHRVLKSLRDQPGDYLRAFMQIDADYRAMLIFTYQSFLWNEGVRRYLQLMLPREHLFPMRYQAGTLLFHREASPEVLRTLRDASFPLLAPNSTFSDPKVEEAVRWVLGREKLQLSDLQVPGAERRLYFKHEERPLLSFPHKLVVGRTQADELNRDDIKVNIAFTLPPGAYATLVIKRLFHFEYAEDSAETIRASQRPKLAEAEAAAAAHEPSSRRGPPRRDADGARASSRGAPGTDTRRRSSGDRDTRAPAGSRDARGAGAPGRRRAGPREVELLEPASGRARTLAAKAPAPAKAAEPAAPLGFRERQRQRKDARSAARAETEAKRAAKAKPAKSRKK comes from the coding sequence GTGCGAATCAAACAAAAGCCCGAGGACTTCTCCGTCAAGGAGTCATACCGTTTCGACGAAGTCGACTCGGGACGTCACCGCGTCTACCTGATGGACAAGCAGAAGCTGTCCACCTTCGACGCCGTGACCCGGCTGCGGGATGCGTTCGGGCTCAAGCCCGGCGCCATCAGCTACTGCGGCCTCAAGGACAAGCAGGGCCGGACCGAGCAGATCATCGCGGTGGACGGCGCCGACGTGGACATGCAGGAGCCCGACCTGCGGCTGAAGTACCTGGGCCGCACGGACAAGCCGCTGTCCGCCGCCAACATCACCTCCAACCGCTTCTCCGTCACGGTGCGCGCGCTCCAGCCGGAGTCGCTGGGGCCCCTCAACGTGGCCGCCGCCGAGGTCAACCGCCTGGGCGTCATCAACTACTTCGACAGCCAGCGCTTCGGCTCGCTGAAGCACGGCCAGGGCTTCATCGCCAAGGACCTCATCCGGGGCGACTTCGAGGCCGCGCTGCACAACTACATGGCCAAGCCGTCCGAGCTGGACCGGACGGAGGACGCCAAGATCAAGGCCTTCTGGAAGGAGAACTGGGGCCGCTGGGACGCCCGCGTCCCCTACGAGGGCACGCGCAAGTACCACCGCGTCCTCAAGTCCCTGCGCGATCAGCCGGGTGACTACCTGCGCGCCTTCATGCAGATCGACGCGGACTACCGCGCGATGCTGATCTTCACCTACCAGAGCTTCCTCTGGAACGAGGGTGTGCGGCGCTACCTCCAGCTGATGCTGCCGCGCGAGCACCTCTTCCCCATGCGCTACCAGGCCGGCACGCTGCTGTTCCACCGCGAAGCCAGCCCGGAGGTGCTCCGCACGCTGCGTGACGCCTCCTTCCCCCTGCTCGCGCCGAACTCGACGTTCAGCGACCCGAAGGTGGAGGAGGCCGTGCGCTGGGTGCTGGGCCGCGAGAAGCTCCAGCTGTCGGACCTGCAGGTCCCCGGCGCCGAGCGCAGGCTCTACTTCAAGCACGAGGAGCGGCCCCTGCTGTCGTTCCCGCACAAGCTCGTCGTGGGCCGCACGCAGGCGGACGAGCTCAACCGCGACGACATCAAGGTCAACATCGCCTTCACCCTGCCGCCTGGCGCCTACGCCACCCTGGTCATCAAGCGGCTGTTCCACTTCGAGTACGCCGAGGACAGCGCGGAGACCATCCGCGCCTCGCAGCGGCCGAAGCTGGCGGAGGCCGAAGCCGCCGCCGCCGCGCACGAGCCCTCCAGCCGCCGGGGCCCGCCCCGCCGGGACGCGGACGGCGCGCGCGCCTCGAGCCGTGGCGCTCCGGGCACGGACACCCGCCGCCGTTCGTCCGGAGACCGCGACACGCGCGCGCCCGCCGGCAGCCGCGATGCCCGGGGCGCTGGCGCTCCGGGCCGCCGCCGCGCCGGTCCGCGTGAGGTGGAGCTCCTGGAGCCCGCCTCGGGCCGCGCCCGCACCCTGGCCGCCAAGGCCCCCGCGCCTGCCAAGGCCGCGGAGCCCGCCGCGCCGCTGGGCTTCCGTGAGCGGCAGCGCCAGCGCAAGGACGCCCGCTCGGCCGCGCGCGCGGAGACCGAGGCCAAACGTGCAGCCAAGGCCAAGCCCGCGAAATCACGGAAGAAATAG
- a CDS encoding RNA polymerase sigma factor, whose amino-acid sequence MADEAPPLPWKADVQAARRGDPSAFEALVRSVQRPVYGLALRLLQSEAEAAEVAQEALLRAYQNLHRYDDARPFDLWVLAITRNLCLDLLRRRTKVRTEELEPMKEVLPSGEASQEEGAIAREERQSLEEAMATLSVEDREVLALYYVQKRTTKEIAQIMGCAPGTIMARLFRAREKLRKKMTAEEAPR is encoded by the coding sequence ATGGCTGACGAAGCCCCTCCGCTTCCCTGGAAAGCGGACGTGCAGGCCGCCCGCCGGGGTGACCCGTCCGCTTTCGAGGCCTTGGTTCGCAGCGTGCAGCGCCCGGTCTACGGCCTGGCGCTGCGGCTGCTCCAGAGCGAGGCCGAGGCCGCGGAGGTGGCGCAGGAAGCGCTGCTTCGCGCCTACCAGAACCTCCACCGCTACGACGACGCGCGCCCGTTCGACCTGTGGGTGCTCGCCATCACCCGCAACCTCTGCCTGGACCTGCTCCGCCGCCGCACCAAGGTGCGCACCGAGGAGCTGGAGCCCATGAAGGAGGTGCTCCCCAGCGGCGAGGCGTCGCAGGAGGAAGGCGCCATCGCCCGCGAGGAGCGGCAGTCGCTGGAGGAGGCCATGGCCACCCTGTCCGTGGAGGACCGGGAGGTGCTCGCCCTCTATTACGTCCAGAAGCGCACGACGAAGGAGATCGCCCAGATCATGGGCTGTGCGCCTGGCACCATCATGGCCCGGCTCTTCCGGGCCCGTGAGAAGCTGCGCAAGAAGATGACGGCCGAGGAGGCTCCACGATGA
- a CDS encoding 2Fe-2S iron-sulfur cluster-binding protein — MRRLPDVPPRGRAITVDLEGESLPAIEGEPVACSLIAAGEPMLARSIKYHRPRGPYCFAGACSHCLMRVDGVPNVYACRTPARDGMKLERQNAYPSAKVDIFESIDWFFPKGMDHHEMFAGVPVAEQVMAKVARQLAGLGLLPKTPAPVTAPARTVRTRVAVVGGGAAGLAAARVLTERDVGFLLIERDDALGGRLANGAPEAGGPSLDDIHRISPSSVLTRATALGLYDDDAGRFLAVGTWEADAPRLVKVYSERFLLTPGGHPPTLPFENNDLPGVYAGRAASLLLRRYDVAPETAALVGWGAELHALANLLQERGTKVVAVVDLRDTPPAGAHATAVRGSEPKAHGLRGVSAFSYTREGGGREKVSCDAVLVSVPVSPSFELARQGGAKVPFDEKRGLFVVETDADGRTQAPDVYAAGDVTGGGTAKDAAAAGRRAAQALVGGLS, encoded by the coding sequence ATGCGACGCCTTCCCGACGTACCGCCGCGCGGCCGGGCCATCACCGTGGACCTCGAGGGCGAGAGCCTCCCCGCCATCGAAGGTGAGCCGGTGGCGTGCTCGCTGATTGCCGCGGGTGAGCCCATGCTCGCCCGCTCCATCAAGTACCACCGGCCGCGAGGCCCCTACTGCTTCGCCGGGGCCTGCTCGCATTGCCTGATGCGGGTGGACGGCGTGCCCAATGTCTACGCGTGCCGCACGCCCGCGCGGGACGGCATGAAGCTGGAGCGGCAGAACGCCTACCCCTCCGCGAAGGTGGACATCTTCGAGAGCATCGACTGGTTCTTCCCCAAGGGCATGGACCACCACGAGATGTTCGCCGGCGTCCCGGTGGCCGAGCAGGTGATGGCCAAGGTGGCGCGGCAGCTCGCGGGGCTGGGCCTGCTGCCCAAGACACCCGCGCCCGTGACGGCGCCCGCGCGCACGGTGCGCACCCGCGTGGCCGTGGTGGGCGGCGGCGCGGCGGGACTGGCGGCGGCGCGCGTGCTCACCGAACGGGACGTGGGCTTCCTCCTCATCGAGCGGGACGACGCGCTCGGCGGCCGGCTCGCGAACGGCGCGCCGGAAGCCGGCGGCCCCAGCCTGGACGACATCCACCGCATCTCCCCCAGCAGCGTGCTCACGCGGGCCACCGCGCTGGGCCTGTATGACGACGATGCGGGGCGCTTCCTCGCGGTGGGCACCTGGGAGGCGGACGCGCCGCGCCTGGTGAAGGTGTACTCGGAGCGCTTCCTGCTCACGCCCGGCGGCCATCCGCCCACGCTCCCCTTCGAGAACAATGACTTGCCCGGCGTCTACGCGGGCCGCGCGGCCAGCCTGCTGCTGCGCCGCTACGACGTGGCGCCGGAGACCGCGGCCCTGGTGGGCTGGGGCGCGGAGCTGCACGCGCTGGCGAACCTGCTCCAGGAGCGCGGCACGAAGGTGGTGGCGGTGGTGGACCTGCGGGACACGCCGCCGGCGGGCGCCCATGCCACGGCGGTGCGAGGCAGCGAGCCCAAGGCCCATGGCCTGCGCGGCGTGAGCGCCTTCAGCTACACGCGCGAGGGCGGCGGACGCGAGAAGGTGTCGTGTGACGCGGTGCTGGTGTCCGTCCCCGTCAGCCCCAGCTTCGAGCTGGCGCGGCAGGGCGGCGCGAAGGTGCCTTTCGACGAGAAGCGCGGGCTCTTCGTGGTGGAGACGGACGCGGACGGGCGCACCCAGGCGCCGGACGTGTACGCCGCGGGTGACGTCACGGGCGGAGGCACCGCGAAGGACGCGGCGGCGGCCGGACGGCGCGCGGCCCAGGCGCTGGTGGGAGGGCTGTCATGA